In a single window of the Arachis hypogaea cultivar Tifrunner chromosome 6, arahy.Tifrunner.gnm2.J5K5, whole genome shotgun sequence genome:
- the LOC112698276 gene encoding transcription factor MYB118, which produces MEFNQNFFEDFTYLSGTIYENPCIKTEISTMVPMQQKSLLVYPPLKNEILYKNDFHHLQSLKDITNTFCSMAFVPNKNQVEDIHAFPNNHNSLWDLSQKNQVQIDDAFVPSLIYDASLLVPMNFKLQDELSTLTPTENAHWNNIQNPFLNNQMPQKKGLRRKGNIQQSVTEIIKGQWSADEDMLLTQLVELFGFKNWTYIATLISGRIGKQCRERWFNHLQPDIKKDSWDEEEDKLLIEAHKQVGNKWAEIARRLPGRTENTIKNHWNAAKRKKSSKRQPRKKKNQTYFGESLLERYVKEVTAADAAKKQLKKSMKQLKIKNEDYNLQQNACITGYGGNIPVKFSSNEIGNGSVLIDGTENYVPMELDMIGIEAYMN; this is translated from the exons ATGGAGTTTAATCAAAATTTCTTTGAGGATTTCACTTATCTTTCTGGGACTATTTATGAAAATCCATGCATAAAGACAGAGATATCCACCATGGTTCCCATGCAACAAAAATCCCTCCTTGTATATCCTCCATTGAAAAATGAAATTTTATACAAGAACGATTTCCACCATCTTCAATCCTTAAAAGATATTACAAACACATTCTGCTCCATGGCATTTGTACCAAACAAGAACCAAGTGGAGGATATTCATGCTTTTCCAAACAACCACAATAGCTTATGGGATTTATCTCAGAAAAACCAAGTTCAAATTGATGATGCTTTCGTACCATCATTAATTTATGATGCATCTCTATTGGTGCCAATGAATTTCAAGCTCCAGGATGAGCTTTCAACCTTAACTCCAACGGAAAATGCTCACTGGAACAATATTCAAAATCCTTTTCTCAACAACCAAATGCCCCAAAAAAAGGGACTAAGGAGGAAAGGCAACATTCAACAAAGTGTTACCGAAATAATCAAAGGCCAGTGGAGTGCAGATGAGGATAT GTTACTAACACAGCTAGTTGAACTCTTTGGGTTTAAAAATTGGACCTACATAGCAACACTAATCAGCGGTAGGATAGGAAAGCAATGTAGAGAGAGATGGTTCAATCATCTTCAGCCGGATATTAAG AAGGACTCCTGGGATGAAGAAGAGGATAAACTACTAATTGAAGCTCACAAGCAAGTTGGAAATAAGTGGGCTGAAATTGCAAGGAGGCTCCCCGGCCGCACTGAGAACACAATTAAGAACCACTGGAACGCCGCTAAGCGAAAGAAGAGTAGCAAGAGACAACCCAGGAAGAAGAAGAACCAGACTTACTTTGGGGAATCATTGCTTGAGCGCTACGTCAAAGAGGTCACTGCAGCTGATGCGGCAAAAAAGCAGCTAAAGAAATCCATGAAACAGTTGAAAATAAAGAATGAGGATTACAACCTGCAGCAGAATGCATGCATCACTGGGTATGGTGGCAATATACCAGTGAAGTTCAGTTCTAATGAAATTGGGAATGGTTCTGTTCTGATTGATGGCACAGAGAACTATGTTCCAATGGAGCTTGATATGATTGGAATTGAGGCCTACATGAACTAG